AGACAGGGGTAGGTATTGAAGCATTACGTCAGCATTTATATTTTAGTTTTAAATCTAGTTTTGAAGTTAACAATTCAGAAGGTGTTGTTTCAGCACGTCGTCGTCATATTAATATTTTATCAATGGTGCTTGAAAAATTTTTGAGTAGTAAAAAAGATTGGAAAAAAATAAATAATATTGAATTATTGGCTGATGATTTACGAACATGTCAAGATCTTTTAGGTGGTATTACTGGAAAAATTACTTCTGATGAACTTTTATCTGAAATATTTTCGGAGTTTTGTATTGGAAAGTAAAATTTTTAGTTTTCTTCAATTTGGGTTATAAAAATATAAAAAATTATAAATGTGTGTTTTTTGCGAAAAAAAATTGTTTATGCATGCTATAGGATTGTCAGGATATTCTATAAGAGAAATAGTTAGTTCATTAGATCAACCTGTTTCTAATAGTTTAGTTAGGAATAAAGGTTTTGTTGGTAAGATATTAGAGTTGATTCTAGGTGTTAATGTGTTGCATGGTTACAAATGTATTGATTTTCCAAGTTTGGGAATTGAACTTAAATCTATACCAATTAATAGTTCAGGGTATCCTTTAGAACCAACGTTTATTTGTAATATTCCATTAAAAAATAATAGCTTGAACATTACTTGGAATAATTCGTATTTTTATAGAAAAATAAAAAAAATATTATGGATTCCAATCATAGGTAATAGGGTGGTTTCATTCTTAGACAAAATTGTTGGAGAAGCATTTATATGGACTATGAGTAGTGTCCAAGAAAAAATTTTAAAAAAAGATTGGGAAGAATTTATGGATTTAATTATTATTGGTAAAGTTGAGTATATATCTTCCAAACATGGACAAGTACTTCAAGTAAAAAAAAAATGTAAGAACAAACATGTGTGTATTAAATTTATAAATTATAATGGTTGTGTAAAATTTACTAATCCAAGAGCATTCTACTTTAGGAAAAGTTTTACTTGGTCGCTATTAAATTTATCTAAATAAATTATTATTTTTTGCCTGAAGGCGGAATCGAACCACCGACACGAGGATTTTCAGTCCTCTGCTCTACCGACTGAGCTATTCAGGCAAAAACGTTTATCTATTTAAGCATCAAATATTTAGTTATGTCAATATTTATTTTAATATAAAATGAATACTATTATGGGATAACGTGAATATGTGATAATATTGTGCCGTTAGTATTTTATTTTGTTAAATAGTAATAGTTTTTTTATTTTTTTAAATAATTTTTTTTTTGCACTTGAAAGTTTTAATTAGCATCCATATATCTTAGAAGTGGATACGTAAATTAAAAATTTTAGCAGCAGAGATTTTTGATAATAGGAGATTTATAGAATGAAAATTCGTCCATTGCATGATCGTGTTATTGTAAAGCGAAAAGAGGCAGAGTCTAAATCAGCCGGTGGTATAGTATTAACAGGTTCCGCAGCAGGAAAATCGACTCGGGGTACAGTAATTGCTGTAGGTAATGGTCGTATTTTAGATAATGGAAACTTAAAGTCTTTAGATGTAAAGGTTGGAGATACTGTAATTTTTAATGAAGGTTACGGTGCAAAAGTAGAAAAAATTGATAATGAAGAATTATTAATTTTAACTGAGAGTGACATATTAGCAATTGTTGAAGAATAATTTTGGGTATTCGTTAAATAACCATATTTAAGTTTAAGGAAATAAATTCAATGGCCGCTAAAGATGTAAAGTTTGGAAATGAAGCTCGTGTTAAAATGCTTCGGGGTGTTAATGTATTAGCTGATGCAGTTAAAGTAACTTTAGGACCTAAAGGTAGAAATGTAGTTTTAGATAAATCTTTTGGTGCTCCTAGTATTACTAAGGACGGAGTTTCTGTAGCACGCGAAATAGAATTAGAAGATAAATTTGAGAATATGGGTGCTCAGATGGTTAAGGAAGTTGCATCTAAAGCTAACGATGCTGCTGGAGATGGAACAACTACGGCTACTTTATTAGCTCAGGCGATTGTTAATGAGGGACTTAAAGCAGTTGCAGCTGGTATGAATCCTATGGATTTAAAAAGAGGTATAGATAAAGCTGTTATTTCTGCAGTAGAAGAATTAAGAATTATGTCGGTTCCATGTGCTGATTCTAAAGCTATTACTCAGGTAGGTACTATTTCTGCTAATGCTGATGAAAAAGTAGGATCTTTAATAGCTGATGCTATGGACAAGGTTGGTAAAGATGGAGTTATTACTGTAGAAGAAGGTACTGGATTACAGGATGAATTAGAAGTAGTCAAGGGTATGCAATTTGATCGAGGTTATTTATCTCCTTATTTTATTAATAAACCAGAAACTGGTATTGTAGAATTAGAAAATCCTTACATTTTAATGGCAGATAAAAAAATATCCAATGTTCGAGAATTATTACCAATTTTAGAAGCTGTTGCAAAATCTGGAAAACCATTATTAATTATTTCTGAAGATTTAGAAGGTGAAGCTTTAGCTACTTTAGTAGTTAATTCTATGAGAGGAATTGTAAAAGTAGCTGCAGTTAAGGCACCAGGATTTGGTGATCGAAGAAAAGCTATGCTTCAAGATATTTCTATATTAACTTCTGGATCTGTGATATCTGAAGAATTAGCAATGGAGTTAGAAAAGTCTACATTAGAAGATTTAGGGCAAGCTAAGCGAGTAGTAATTAATAAAGATACTACTACAATTATAGGCGGAATTGGTGAGAAATATAATATTCAAAGCAGAATAAGTCAAATTCGTCAACAAATTCAAGAAGCCACTTCTGATTATGATAAAGAAAAATTAAACGAACGTTTAGCTAAATTGTCTGGTGGTGTAGCTGTATTAAAAGTTGGTGCAGCTACAGAAGTAGAAATGAAAGAGAAGAAAGCTAGAGTAGAAGATGCATTACATGCTACTAGAGCTGCAGTGGAAGAAGGGGTTGTTCCTGGTGGTGGAGTTGCATTGGTTAGAGTAGCAGCTAAAATTTCTAACATAGTTGGTCAAAATGAAGATCAAAATGTAGGAATTAGAGTTGCACTTCGCGCAATGGAAGCTCCTTTGCGTCAGATTGTTTCAAATTCAGGTGAAGAACCATCTGTTGTTACTAATAATGTAAAAGATGGAAAAGGTAATTATGGATATAATGCTGCTACGGATGAGTATGGAGATATGATTAGTTTTGGAATTTTAGATCCAACTAAAGTTACTCGTTCGGCATTACAATATGCATCATCTGTTGCTGGGTTAATGATTACTACAGAGTGTATGGTTACAGATTTACCGAAAGATGAAAAATCTGATTTAGGAAACAGTAGCGCTCCTTCTGCTGGCGGTATGGGCGGAATGGGTGGTATGATGTAAAGATTCTAGTAATTATTTTGGATAATTTTTTAATATTTCTCTCCTTTATATTTTAGTTTTGGAGAGAAATATTGTGTATATTTTATTTCATGTTAAGATTAATATATATTTTACTATTTTTACCAGGGTGTTCACACACTAGCTTTGGGACTAAAAATCCTGATATCATACTAAGTAATTCAACAACAATAATAGATGCTTGCTTTTCAGACACATAAAAATGTGTAGTACTTTTTACTTTAT
Above is a window of Buchnera aphidicola str. Bp (Baizongia pistaciae) DNA encoding:
- the mutH gene encoding DNA mismatch repair endonuclease MutH; amino-acid sequence: MCVFCEKKLFMHAIGLSGYSIREIVSSLDQPVSNSLVRNKGFVGKILELILGVNVLHGYKCIDFPSLGIELKSIPINSSGYPLEPTFICNIPLKNNSLNITWNNSYFYRKIKKILWIPIIGNRVVSFLDKIVGEAFIWTMSSVQEKILKKDWEEFMDLIIIGKVEYISSKHGQVLQVKKKCKNKHVCIKFINYNGCVKFTNPRAFYFRKSFTWSLLNLSK
- a CDS encoding co-chaperone GroES, with the translated sequence MKIRPLHDRVIVKRKEAESKSAGGIVLTGSAAGKSTRGTVIAVGNGRILDNGNLKSLDVKVGDTVIFNEGYGAKVEKIDNEELLILTESDILAIVEE
- the groL gene encoding chaperonin GroEL (60 kDa chaperone family; promotes refolding of misfolded polypeptides especially under stressful conditions; forms two stacked rings of heptamers to form a barrel-shaped 14mer; ends can be capped by GroES; misfolded proteins enter the barrel where they are refolded when GroES binds), giving the protein MAAKDVKFGNEARVKMLRGVNVLADAVKVTLGPKGRNVVLDKSFGAPSITKDGVSVAREIELEDKFENMGAQMVKEVASKANDAAGDGTTTATLLAQAIVNEGLKAVAAGMNPMDLKRGIDKAVISAVEELRIMSVPCADSKAITQVGTISANADEKVGSLIADAMDKVGKDGVITVEEGTGLQDELEVVKGMQFDRGYLSPYFINKPETGIVELENPYILMADKKISNVRELLPILEAVAKSGKPLLIISEDLEGEALATLVVNSMRGIVKVAAVKAPGFGDRRKAMLQDISILTSGSVISEELAMELEKSTLEDLGQAKRVVINKDTTTIIGGIGEKYNIQSRISQIRQQIQEATSDYDKEKLNERLAKLSGGVAVLKVGAATEVEMKEKKARVEDALHATRAAVEEGVVPGGGVALVRVAAKISNIVGQNEDQNVGIRVALRAMEAPLRQIVSNSGEEPSVVTNNVKDGKGNYGYNAATDEYGDMISFGILDPTKVTRSALQYASSVAGLMITTECMVTDLPKDEKSDLGNSSAPSAGGMGGMGGMM